The Actinomadura sp. WMMB 499 genome includes a window with the following:
- a CDS encoding CGNR zinc finger domain-containing protein, which yields MADAHADPALLLRDFVNTLNIDAGTEDLAAPADLAGWLAGRGLVPPGTAASDGDLGAAIGLREGLRAAMLGNHRRGTSAGGPDTPELPGELEEALGGLPLRVTLAAGPRPALVPAAPSGTVAAGLARIAAAIAAASADGTWPRLKVCQEDTCLWAFVDTSKNRSRAWCNMSTCGNRTKTRAYRARRRASTAGHGPSAGD from the coding sequence ATGGCCGACGCGCACGCGGATCCCGCACTGCTGCTGCGGGACTTCGTCAACACGCTCAACATCGACGCCGGCACCGAGGACCTGGCGGCGCCCGCGGACCTCGCGGGCTGGCTCGCCGGGCGCGGGCTCGTCCCGCCGGGGACGGCGGCGTCGGACGGCGACCTGGGCGCCGCGATCGGCCTGCGCGAGGGGCTGCGTGCGGCCATGCTCGGCAACCACCGCCGCGGGACCTCCGCCGGCGGGCCGGACACGCCCGAACTCCCCGGCGAACTGGAGGAGGCCCTCGGCGGCCTTCCCCTGCGCGTCACGCTGGCCGCCGGCCCCCGTCCCGCGCTGGTCCCCGCCGCCCCGTCCGGGACGGTCGCCGCCGGGCTCGCGCGCATCGCCGCGGCCATCGCCGCCGCTTCCGCCGACGGCACCTGGCCCCGCCTCAAGGTCTGCCAGGAGGACACCTGCCTCTGGGCGTTCGTCGACACTTCCAAGAACCGGTCGCGCGCCTGGTGCAACATGAGCACCTGCGGGAACCGGACCAAGACCCGCGCCTACCGCGCCCGCCGCCGCGCCTCCACGGCCGGGCACGGCCCGTCCGCCGGGGACTGA
- a CDS encoding VOC family protein has translation MTASPAGDATPKVGNLVFDCTDLDVMAGFWGGLLGMEETSRDEDWLDLQPLEGHGPVLSFQLVPEGKTIKNRIHLDLDVPDIHAAGERARRLGASPAGEPMGDPATPFRVWYDPEGNEFCFVTVR, from the coding sequence ATGACCGCGAGCCCGGCCGGGGACGCGACCCCGAAGGTGGGCAACCTCGTCTTCGACTGCACGGACCTGGACGTCATGGCGGGGTTCTGGGGAGGGCTGCTCGGGATGGAGGAGACCTCGCGCGACGAGGACTGGCTCGACCTGCAGCCGCTCGAGGGGCACGGCCCGGTGCTGTCGTTCCAGCTCGTCCCCGAGGGCAAGACGATCAAGAACCGGATCCACCTCGACCTCGACGTCCCCGACATCCACGCGGCGGGGGAGCGGGCCCGGCGGCTCGGGGCGTCCCCGGCCGGCGAGCCGATGGGCGATCCCGCCACGCCCTTCCGGGTCTGGTACGACCCGGAAGGCAACGAGTTCTGCTTCGTGACCGTCCGCTAG
- a CDS encoding glycoside hydrolase family 18 protein: MTRTVRKSRARRVLRGAGWAMAFVLGLALLAPVAAWAWWQPEPKASGTGTNAMWARHQWVGEPHTDAEYRELAELLRTNRITDVYFHTGPFEADGTVPPGKYRHAGALMEAMDRYAPDVRTQAYLGQIRVVAGEGIIEIDDPAVRAEILRTDEIFLDLGFDGIHYDLEPIYPDDAAFLDLLDATRELTRERDALLSVALEQSALVDSLQPVYSALLPRQGALRHPARPTEEFLLEVAGKVDQVAIMTYDVSLPTRSLAGWHFARHTRATLELIGDRTTVFIGVPTYRPPIMPWAEDLEVALRGVRRGIDQLDRPPKRPYGVGIYAAWTTSADEWALYRANWLPPATVKLGG, encoded by the coding sequence ATGACACGGACCGTACGGAAAAGCCGGGCGAGGCGGGTGCTCCGCGGGGCGGGCTGGGCGATGGCGTTCGTCCTCGGCCTCGCCCTCCTCGCACCGGTCGCGGCGTGGGCGTGGTGGCAGCCCGAGCCGAAGGCGTCGGGAACCGGGACCAACGCGATGTGGGCGCGGCACCAGTGGGTGGGGGAGCCGCACACCGACGCCGAGTACCGCGAGCTCGCGGAACTGCTGCGGACCAACCGCATCACGGACGTGTACTTCCACACAGGTCCGTTCGAGGCGGACGGCACGGTCCCGCCGGGCAAGTACCGGCACGCGGGCGCCCTCATGGAGGCGATGGACCGGTACGCGCCGGACGTACGGACGCAGGCCTACCTCGGGCAGATCCGCGTGGTCGCGGGCGAGGGGATCATCGAGATCGACGACCCGGCCGTCCGCGCGGAGATCCTGCGGACCGACGAGATCTTCCTCGACCTCGGGTTCGACGGCATCCACTACGACCTCGAGCCGATCTACCCCGACGACGCGGCGTTCCTCGACCTGCTCGACGCGACCCGCGAGCTGACCCGCGAGCGGGACGCGCTGCTCTCGGTCGCGCTGGAGCAGTCCGCGCTCGTCGACTCCCTCCAGCCGGTCTACTCGGCGCTGCTCCCGCGCCAGGGCGCCCTGCGCCACCCGGCCCGGCCCACCGAGGAGTTCCTGCTGGAGGTCGCGGGCAAGGTCGACCAGGTCGCGATCATGACCTACGACGTGTCGCTGCCGACCCGGTCCCTGGCGGGCTGGCACTTCGCCCGGCACACCCGCGCCACGCTCGAGCTCATCGGCGACCGCACCACCGTGTTCATCGGCGTGCCCACCTACCGGCCGCCGATCATGCCCTGGGCGGAGGACCTGGAGGTCGCGCTGCGCGGCGTCCGGCGCGGCATCGACCAGCTCGACCGGCCGCCGAAGCGTCCGTACGGGGTCGGGATCTACGCCGCCTGGACCACGAGCGCGGACGAATGGGCGCTGTATCGCGCGAATTGGCTGCCGCCCGCGACAGTGAAGCTTGGCGGTTGA
- the dapA gene encoding 4-hydroxy-tetrahydrodipicolinate synthase has translation MAPSTSTDAPFGRMLTALVTPFLPDGGVDYDGAARLATHLVDERRHDGLVVNGTTGESPTTSDEEKQKLLRAVIDAVGDRAVIIGGAGTNHTEHTLKLARQAEAAGAHGLLVVTPYYNKPPQEGLVRHFTAVADATGLPCMLYDIPGRAGVPIQNDTLVQLAEHPRIIAVKDAKGDLFGASRVMAETDLVWYSGDDILNLPWLSVGAAGFVSVVGHVVGTELREMIDAHLAGEHKRALEIHRRLLPVVAAIMTRTQGAIAVKAALNLLGLPGGGPLRAPLVEATPEFVAQLQEDLANGGVKVSEVAIPEVAR, from the coding sequence ATGGCACCCAGCACATCCACCGACGCTCCGTTCGGACGGATGCTGACCGCGCTGGTCACTCCGTTCCTGCCGGACGGCGGCGTCGACTACGACGGCGCCGCGCGCCTCGCGACCCACCTGGTCGACGAGCGGCGCCACGATGGCCTGGTCGTCAACGGGACGACCGGCGAGTCGCCGACGACGAGCGACGAGGAGAAGCAGAAACTGCTTCGCGCGGTCATCGACGCGGTCGGGGACCGCGCGGTGATCATCGGCGGCGCTGGGACGAACCACACCGAGCACACCCTGAAACTCGCGCGGCAGGCCGAGGCCGCCGGCGCGCACGGGCTCCTCGTGGTCACGCCTTACTACAACAAGCCCCCGCAGGAGGGGCTCGTCCGCCACTTCACGGCGGTCGCCGACGCGACGGGCCTGCCGTGCATGCTGTACGACATCCCCGGGCGCGCCGGAGTGCCGATCCAGAACGACACCCTGGTGCAGCTCGCCGAGCACCCGCGGATCATCGCCGTCAAGGACGCCAAGGGCGACCTGTTCGGCGCGTCCCGGGTGATGGCGGAGACCGACCTCGTCTGGTACTCCGGCGACGACATCCTCAACCTTCCGTGGCTGTCGGTCGGCGCGGCCGGGTTCGTCAGCGTGGTCGGCCACGTCGTGGGTACGGAACTGCGTGAGATGATCGACGCCCATCTCGCCGGCGAGCACAAGCGGGCGCTGGAGATCCACCGGCGGCTGCTGCCCGTGGTCGCCGCCATCATGACCCGTACGCAGGGCGCCATCGCCGTCAAGGCGGCGCTGAACCTGCTCGGCCTCCCCGGAGGCGGCCCGCTCCGCGCTCCGCTGGTGGAGGCCACGCCGGAGTTCGTGGCGCAACTGCAAGAAGACCTTGCAAACGGAGGAGTCAAAGTGTCGGAGGTCGCCATCCCGGAGGTCGCCCGGTGA
- a CDS encoding ribonuclease J — MSHPHPELSEPPAPPEHGLRIVALGGLGEIGRNMTVFEYGGRLLVVDCGVLFPETEQPGIDLILPDFDYIRGRLDDIEAIVLTHGHEDHIGAVPYLLRERRDIPVIGSKLTMALLEAKLAEHRIKPVVDVVAESERRTLGPFECEFLAVNHSIPDALAVAVRTPAGVVLHTGDFKMDQLPLDGRLTDLPGFARLGAEGVDLLLSDSTNAEVPGFVTSERNIGPVVDEVFRTAEGRLIVACFASHVHRVQQVLDAAVANGRRVCFVGRSMVRNMGVARELGYLEVPEGIMVEPKQLDDVPPDNLVLVCTGSQGEPMSALSRMANRDHQIRITDRDTVVLASSLIPGNENSVNRVINGLTRWGARVVHKGNALVHVSGHAPAGELLYVLNVTKPGNFMPIHGEWRHLRAHAKLAMLTGVPEDNVVIAEDGVVVDLVDGAAKIVGAVPAGYVYVDGLSVGEVTETSLKDRRILGEEGFVSIVVGIDSTSGKVVAGPEIHARGAGIVNEDFEDVLERLEGVLADAAGDGVNDVHQLNQLVRRTVGKWVSEKYRRRPMIIPVVVEV; from the coding sequence GTGAGTCATCCTCACCCGGAGCTCTCGGAACCGCCCGCGCCGCCCGAGCACGGTCTGCGCATCGTCGCGCTCGGCGGCCTGGGGGAGATCGGCCGCAACATGACGGTGTTCGAGTACGGCGGCCGCCTGCTCGTCGTCGACTGCGGCGTCCTCTTCCCCGAGACGGAGCAACCGGGGATCGATCTGATCCTGCCCGACTTCGACTACATCCGGGGCCGCCTGGACGACATCGAGGCGATCGTCCTGACGCACGGGCACGAGGATCACATCGGCGCCGTCCCGTACCTGCTGCGGGAGCGCCGCGACATCCCCGTGATCGGGTCGAAGCTGACGATGGCGCTGCTGGAGGCCAAGCTCGCCGAGCACCGCATCAAACCGGTCGTCGACGTCGTCGCCGAGAGCGAGCGGCGCACGCTGGGACCGTTCGAATGCGAGTTCCTGGCGGTCAACCATTCGATTCCGGACGCCCTGGCCGTCGCCGTCCGCACGCCCGCGGGGGTCGTGCTGCACACCGGCGACTTCAAGATGGACCAGCTCCCGCTGGACGGCCGGCTCACCGACCTGCCCGGCTTCGCGCGGCTCGGCGCCGAGGGCGTCGACCTGCTGCTGTCGGACTCCACCAACGCCGAGGTCCCCGGGTTCGTCACCAGCGAGCGCAACATCGGCCCGGTCGTCGACGAGGTGTTCCGCACCGCCGAGGGCCGGCTGATCGTCGCGTGCTTCGCCTCGCACGTCCATCGCGTGCAGCAGGTGCTGGACGCCGCCGTTGCCAACGGCCGGCGGGTGTGCTTCGTCGGACGGTCGATGGTGCGGAACATGGGCGTCGCCCGCGAGCTCGGCTACCTGGAGGTCCCCGAGGGGATCATGGTCGAGCCGAAGCAGCTGGACGACGTCCCGCCCGACAACCTGGTGCTGGTGTGCACCGGTTCCCAGGGCGAGCCGATGTCGGCGCTGTCGCGGATGGCGAACCGCGACCACCAGATCCGCATCACCGACCGCGACACCGTGGTGCTGGCGTCGTCCCTGATCCCCGGCAACGAGAACTCGGTCAACCGCGTGATCAACGGCCTCACCCGCTGGGGCGCGCGCGTCGTCCACAAGGGCAACGCGCTGGTGCACGTGTCCGGGCACGCCCCGGCGGGCGAGCTGCTCTACGTCCTGAACGTGACGAAGCCGGGCAACTTCATGCCGATCCACGGCGAGTGGCGGCACCTGCGCGCGCATGCGAAGCTCGCGATGCTCACCGGCGTTCCCGAGGACAACGTCGTCATCGCCGAGGACGGCGTCGTCGTCGACCTCGTCGACGGCGCGGCGAAGATCGTGGGCGCCGTCCCGGCCGGGTACGTGTACGTGGACGGGCTGTCGGTCGGCGAGGTCACCGAGACGTCCCTGAAGGACCGCCGGATCCTCGGCGAGGAGGGGTTCGTCTCCATCGTCGTCGGCATCGACTCCACCTCCGGCAAGGTGGTGGCGGGGCCGGAGATCCACGCGCGCGGCGCCGGGATCGTCAACGAGGACTTCGAGGACGTCCTCGAACGGCTCGAGGGCGTCCTCGCCGACGCGGCCGGCGACGGCGTCAACGACGTGCACCAGCTCAACCAGCTCGTCCGCCGCACGGTCGGCAAGTGGGTGAGCGAGAAGTACCGCCGCCGCCCGATGATCATCCCGGTGGTCGTCGAGGTCTAG
- a CDS encoding DNA translocase FtsK, whose amino-acid sequence MATRASGEANSSSRAGGGPARRPAGSSPRQRSSGNGRSGGKTAPKGGAKTGGRSGGKPAQGKGGFKRAPAAKPDPIPQAILGVFKLLFKLWQLAAVTVGSVFRAYGNGARNLDPEHRRDGLGLALLGSAIVVASVTWFRPDGVVSVALEKVIRGGLGIVAMGVPVLLALLAWRTLRHPDQHEDTGRVAIGITTLGAGVLGILHLAAGLPAPADDMPGVRESGGVLGWLVSAPLDTALSGWVAVPLLLLLSGFGLLVVTATPINKVPERLAELWSVATLQGRPESAPADGAEDAARDDGPAPRKRRRKGRKAADGDAENGEPEIGEHSRPYDSPLLDDEAGGAGASGGSGKPAPTRRDLADELFDPDPFGAEVPPPAPPGDDDPYPFDPPAAEAPPPEPGAPGRDAAEREIPDPTPAPRGSEQLPLSSSGEIYVLPDPSALRPGSAAKPRTKANDTVVNALTGVLEQFDIDAQVTGFTRGPTITRYEIELGPAVKVEKVTALTKNIAYAVKSADVRIISPIPGKSAIGVEIPNTDKDIVSLGDVLRAPAATNEHHPMIVGLGKDVEGRTVVANLAKMPHILIAGATGAGKSTCINGLITSILMRATPDEVRMILVDPKRVELTMYQGIPHLITPIITNPKKAAEALEWVVGEMDRRYDDLAASGYRHIDDFNKAVKAGKLVPPPGSERVYTPYPYMLVIVDELADLMMVAPRDVEDSVVRITQLARAAGIHLVLATQRPSVDVVTGLIKANVPSRLAFATSSLSDSRVILDQPGAEKLVGQGDALFLPMGASKPMRLQNAYVAEKEITTVVGHCKGQMEASYRDDVGDAAKPKKEIDEEIGDDMDLLVQAVELVVSTQFGSTSMLQRKLRVGFAKAGRLMDLMESRDIVGPSEGSKARDVLAKPDDLPGVLAEIRGAG is encoded by the coding sequence ATGGCCACACGTGCGTCCGGAGAGGCGAACAGCTCCTCCCGCGCCGGGGGCGGCCCGGCTCGCCGACCCGCCGGGTCGTCCCCCCGGCAGCGATCCAGCGGCAACGGCAGGAGCGGCGGCAAGACCGCCCCGAAGGGCGGTGCCAAGACCGGCGGCAGGAGCGGCGGCAAGCCCGCGCAGGGCAAGGGCGGCTTCAAGCGGGCCCCGGCCGCCAAACCCGACCCGATCCCGCAGGCGATCCTGGGCGTCTTCAAGCTGCTGTTCAAGCTCTGGCAGCTCGCCGCCGTCACCGTCGGCTCGGTGTTCCGCGCGTACGGGAACGGCGCCCGCAACCTCGACCCCGAGCACCGGCGGGACGGGCTCGGGCTCGCGCTGCTCGGCTCCGCCATCGTGGTCGCCTCGGTGACCTGGTTCCGGCCGGACGGCGTCGTCAGCGTCGCGCTCGAGAAGGTGATCCGCGGCGGGCTCGGCATCGTCGCGATGGGCGTACCCGTCCTGCTGGCCCTGCTCGCGTGGCGGACGCTCCGGCACCCCGACCAGCACGAGGACACCGGGCGCGTCGCCATCGGCATCACCACGCTCGGCGCCGGCGTCCTCGGCATCCTGCACCTGGCCGCCGGGCTGCCGGCCCCGGCCGACGACATGCCGGGCGTCCGCGAGTCGGGCGGGGTGCTCGGCTGGCTCGTCTCGGCGCCGCTGGACACCGCGCTCAGCGGCTGGGTGGCCGTCCCGCTGCTGCTGCTCCTGTCCGGGTTCGGGCTGCTGGTCGTCACCGCGACGCCGATCAACAAGGTCCCCGAGCGGCTCGCCGAACTGTGGTCGGTCGCCACCCTGCAGGGCCGTCCCGAATCCGCGCCCGCCGACGGCGCCGAGGACGCGGCGCGGGACGACGGGCCGGCACCGCGCAAGCGCCGCCGCAAGGGCCGCAAGGCCGCGGACGGGGACGCGGAGAACGGCGAGCCGGAGATCGGCGAGCACTCCCGCCCGTACGACTCGCCGCTGCTGGACGACGAGGCCGGCGGGGCCGGTGCGTCCGGCGGGTCCGGGAAGCCCGCCCCGACGCGCCGCGACCTCGCCGACGAGCTGTTCGACCCGGACCCGTTCGGCGCCGAGGTCCCGCCGCCCGCACCGCCCGGCGACGACGACCCGTACCCGTTCGACCCGCCCGCGGCCGAGGCACCGCCCCCCGAACCGGGCGCCCCCGGACGCGACGCGGCCGAGCGCGAGATCCCCGATCCGACCCCGGCGCCGCGCGGCTCCGAGCAGCTGCCGCTGTCGTCGTCCGGCGAGATCTACGTGCTGCCGGACCCGTCCGCGCTGCGGCCCGGCAGTGCCGCCAAGCCGCGCACCAAGGCCAACGACACCGTGGTGAACGCGCTCACCGGCGTGCTCGAGCAGTTCGACATCGACGCGCAGGTCACCGGGTTCACCCGCGGCCCGACGATCACCCGGTACGAGATCGAGCTGGGCCCGGCGGTCAAGGTCGAGAAGGTCACCGCGCTGACCAAGAACATCGCCTACGCGGTGAAGAGCGCCGACGTGCGGATCATCTCCCCGATCCCCGGCAAGTCGGCGATCGGGGTGGAGATCCCCAACACCGACAAGGACATCGTCAGCCTCGGCGACGTGCTGCGCGCCCCCGCCGCGACGAACGAGCACCATCCGATGATCGTCGGGCTGGGCAAGGACGTCGAGGGCCGCACGGTCGTGGCGAACCTGGCCAAGATGCCGCACATCCTCATCGCGGGCGCGACCGGCGCCGGTAAGTCGACCTGCATCAACGGGCTCATCACCTCGATCCTGATGCGGGCGACGCCGGACGAGGTCCGCATGATCCTGGTCGACCCCAAGCGGGTCGAGCTGACGATGTACCAGGGCATCCCGCACCTGATCACGCCGATCATCACCAACCCGAAGAAGGCCGCCGAGGCCCTCGAATGGGTCGTCGGCGAGATGGACCGCCGCTACGACGACCTGGCGGCGTCCGGGTACCGGCACATCGACGACTTCAACAAGGCCGTCAAGGCGGGCAAGCTGGTGCCGCCGCCCGGCAGCGAGCGCGTGTACACCCCATACCCGTACATGCTGGTGATCGTCGACGAGCTCGCCGACCTGATGATGGTCGCGCCGCGCGACGTCGAGGACTCGGTCGTGCGGATCACCCAGCTAGCCCGCGCCGCCGGGATCCACCTGGTGCTGGCGACGCAGCGCCCGTCCGTCGACGTCGTCACCGGGCTGATCAAGGCGAACGTCCCGTCCCGGCTGGCGTTCGCGACCTCATCGCTGTCCGACAGCCGCGTCATCCTCGACCAGCCCGGCGCGGAGAAGCTCGTCGGGCAGGGCGACGCGCTGTTCCTGCCGATGGGCGCGAGCAAGCCCATGCGGCTCCAGAACGCCTACGTCGCCGAGAAGGAGATCACGACGGTCGTCGGCCACTGCAAGGGGCAGATGGAGGCGTCCTACCGCGACGACGTCGGCGACGCCGCCAAACCGAAGAAGGAGATCGACGAGGAGATCGGCGACGACATGGACCTGCTGGTCCAGGCGGTCGAGCTGGTCGTGTCGACGCAGTTCGGCTCCACCTCGATGCTGCAGCGCAAGCTGCGGGTCGGGTTCGCCAAGGCGGGCCGACTGATGGACCTCATGGAGAGCCGCGACATCGTCGGCCCGAGCGAGGGCTCCAAGGCGCGCGACGTTCTCGCCAAACCGGACGATCTGCCCGGAGTGCTCGCGGAGATTCGCGGTGCCGGCTAG
- a CDS encoding helix-turn-helix domain-containing protein, whose product MSLQTRIRETVIRGMEADDFAPCGGNFYARGHIRSVSRVIGIDPEPLVSEFDATHGGAPQPVSAVSAFEPEQPVREFRERRPPNWSAAMALALALVVVYTVVQVVGPDGGERRTATQVAGTPGTSPSATPSSAPTKKSDPVAAAPRTEVDVRATANRTVWLSVRDGAGKALFTGIMRKGDQKRWTADKEIAMVIGIGGGVDLTVNGKELGAPGEDGGVQRLSFDRDDPEAA is encoded by the coding sequence GTGAGTCTCCAGACGCGGATCCGGGAGACCGTGATCCGCGGCATGGAGGCCGACGACTTCGCGCCCTGCGGCGGCAACTTCTACGCGCGCGGCCACATCCGGAGCGTCTCGCGGGTCATCGGCATCGACCCCGAACCCCTCGTCAGCGAGTTCGACGCCACCCACGGCGGCGCGCCGCAGCCCGTCTCGGCCGTCTCGGCGTTCGAGCCCGAGCAGCCGGTCCGGGAGTTCCGCGAGCGCCGCCCGCCGAACTGGAGCGCCGCGATGGCGCTCGCGCTCGCGCTCGTCGTGGTCTACACGGTCGTCCAGGTCGTCGGCCCGGACGGCGGCGAGCGGCGCACCGCCACGCAGGTCGCCGGGACGCCCGGCACGTCGCCGTCCGCGACGCCGTCGAGCGCGCCGACGAAGAAGAGCGACCCCGTCGCCGCGGCGCCGCGCACGGAGGTGGACGTGCGCGCCACCGCGAACCGCACCGTGTGGCTGAGCGTCCGCGACGGCGCGGGCAAGGCGCTGTTCACCGGGATCATGCGCAAGGGCGACCAGAAGCGGTGGACGGCCGACAAGGAGATCGCCATGGTGATCGGCATCGGCGGCGGCGTCGACCTCACCGTGAACGGCAAGGAACTCGGCGCGCCCGGCGAGGACGGCGGAGTGCAGCGGCTCAGCTTCGACCGCGACGACCCCGAAGCGGCCTGA
- the rimO gene encoding 30S ribosomal protein S12 methylthiotransferase RimO, whose product MSTRGKVSLITLGCARNEVDSEELAARIEDAGWDLADGSDGSDGADVVVVNTCGFIEAAKKDSIDTLLAAHDSGAKVVAAGCMAERYGKELADALPEADAVIGFDDYAGIGDRLDDVLAGRAHTAHTPRDRRTLLPISPVERGSSASGVAIPGHGGADGDTSGPASGPASGAASGGDAPGGDLPDGVAPASGPRVLRRRLGGGPVAPLKLASGCDRRCTFCAIPAFRGAYVSRPPEEVLEEARWLAAHGARELVLVSENSTSYGKDLGDLRALERLLPGLAAVAGVERVRVSYLQPAETRPGLVEAIGATPGVAPYFDMSFQHASGPVLRAMRRFGDRPRFLELLEQIRAHAPEAGVRSNFIVGFPGETEDDFEELAEFLSAARLDAIGVFGYSDEEGTEAAKLDGKVDPDEVARRVEELTGLADELTAQRAEDRVGTEVRVLLEDKTDDGGFEGRADHQAPEVDGTVLVRGAGLALGEIVTARVVGSDGVDLIADAGAP is encoded by the coding sequence ATGTCCACTCGCGGTAAGGTCTCGCTGATCACGCTCGGTTGCGCCCGGAACGAGGTCGACTCCGAGGAGCTCGCCGCCCGTATCGAGGACGCGGGGTGGGACCTTGCGGACGGTTCGGACGGTTCGGACGGCGCCGACGTCGTGGTCGTCAACACCTGCGGGTTCATCGAGGCGGCCAAGAAGGACTCGATCGACACGCTGCTGGCCGCGCACGACTCCGGTGCGAAGGTCGTCGCCGCCGGCTGCATGGCCGAGCGGTACGGCAAGGAGCTCGCCGACGCGCTGCCCGAGGCCGACGCCGTCATCGGCTTCGACGACTACGCCGGCATCGGCGACCGGCTCGACGACGTCCTGGCCGGGCGCGCGCACACCGCGCACACCCCGCGCGACCGCCGGACCCTGCTGCCGATCAGCCCGGTGGAGCGCGGCTCGTCCGCGTCCGGAGTGGCGATCCCCGGGCACGGCGGCGCGGACGGCGACACGTCCGGCCCGGCGTCCGGCCCCGCGTCCGGCGCCGCGTCCGGCGGTGACGCGCCGGGCGGTGACCTGCCCGACGGCGTCGCGCCCGCGTCCGGTCCCCGGGTGCTGCGGCGGCGGCTCGGCGGCGGCCCGGTCGCCCCGCTGAAACTGGCGTCCGGCTGCGACCGCCGCTGCACGTTCTGCGCGATCCCCGCGTTCCGCGGCGCGTACGTGTCGCGCCCGCCGGAGGAGGTGCTGGAGGAGGCCCGGTGGCTCGCCGCGCACGGCGCCCGCGAGCTCGTCCTGGTCAGCGAGAACTCCACGTCCTACGGCAAGGACCTCGGCGACCTGCGCGCGCTGGAGAGGCTGCTGCCCGGCCTCGCGGCGGTGGCCGGAGTCGAGCGCGTCCGCGTGAGCTACCTGCAGCCCGCCGAGACGCGGCCCGGACTCGTCGAGGCGATCGGCGCCACGCCCGGCGTCGCCCCCTACTTCGACATGTCGTTCCAGCACGCCAGCGGTCCGGTGCTGCGCGCGATGCGCCGGTTCGGCGACCGGCCGCGCTTCCTGGAACTGCTCGAGCAGATCCGCGCGCACGCGCCGGAGGCGGGCGTCCGCTCGAACTTCATCGTGGGCTTCCCCGGCGAGACCGAGGACGACTTCGAGGAGCTCGCCGAGTTCCTGTCGGCCGCCCGGCTGGACGCGATCGGCGTGTTCGGCTACTCCGACGAGGAGGGCACCGAGGCCGCGAAGCTGGACGGCAAGGTCGACCCGGACGAGGTCGCGCGGCGCGTCGAGGAGCTGACCGGGCTGGCCGACGAGCTGACCGCGCAGCGCGCCGAGGACCGCGTCGGCACCGAGGTGCGGGTGCTGCTGGAGGACAAGACGGACGACGGCGGGTTCGAGGGACGCGCCGACCACCAGGCCCCCGAGGTGGACGGCACGGTGCTCGTGCGCGGCGCGGGTCTCGCGCTCGGCGAGATCGTCACCGCCCGCGTCGTCGGCAGCGACGGCGTCGACCTGATCGCCGACGCGGGCGCACCGTGA
- a CDS encoding CDP-alcohol phosphatidyltransferase family protein encodes MTAGAPDPVAEDRDTPTASVYNIANLLTLLRIALVPLLVWLLFLDGTGWRLAAFAVFAAASITDKIDGDIARARGLVTDFGKIADPIADKALTGAALICLSLLGELWWWVTAAILIREIGITLLRLVVIRYGVIPASKGGKLKTMLQVIAIGLFILPGPLDPIRWATMATALAVTLVTGVDYIVQAWRLRRSGGRAHGESV; translated from the coding sequence GTGACGGCCGGCGCGCCGGACCCGGTGGCCGAGGACCGGGACACGCCCACCGCCAGCGTCTACAACATCGCGAACCTGCTCACCCTGCTGAGGATCGCGCTCGTCCCGCTGCTCGTGTGGCTGCTGTTCCTGGACGGCACCGGCTGGCGGCTCGCCGCGTTCGCGGTGTTCGCGGCGGCGTCCATCACCGACAAGATCGACGGGGACATCGCGCGCGCCCGCGGCCTGGTCACCGACTTCGGCAAGATCGCCGACCCGATCGCCGACAAGGCGCTGACCGGGGCCGCGCTGATCTGCCTGTCGCTCCTCGGGGAGCTCTGGTGGTGGGTGACCGCCGCGATCCTGATCCGCGAGATCGGCATCACGCTGCTGCGGCTCGTCGTCATCCGCTACGGGGTCATCCCGGCGAGCAAGGGCGGCAAGCTGAAGACGATGCTGCAGGTCATCGCCATCGGCCTGTTCATCCTGCCGGGTCCGCTCGACCCGATCCGCTGGGCGACGATGGCGACGGCCCTGGCCGTCACCCTCGTCACCGGCGTCGACTACATCGTCCAGGCCTGGCGACTGCGCCGCTCGGGCGGGCGGGCGCACGGGGAGAGCGTGTGA
- a CDS encoding DUF1990 family protein — protein sequence MTADGYTYPEVGATRAGTRPEGYRYLRVRMRVGEGPDALPAAADAVLSLRMHRALPVRVRASASRAEPGAEVAIGAGAGPLRLLAPCRVVWVREDERGAGFGYGTLRGHPMSGEESFVVEPDDAGAVWLTVTSFSRPATAAARLAGPAAPVFQRLYAHALGVALRRLLRH from the coding sequence GTGACGGCGGACGGGTACACCTATCCGGAGGTCGGGGCCACGCGCGCGGGGACACGTCCCGAGGGCTACCGGTACCTGCGGGTTCGCATGCGCGTGGGGGAGGGGCCGGACGCGCTGCCGGCCGCGGCGGACGCGGTCCTGAGCCTGCGGATGCACCGCGCGCTGCCCGTCCGGGTGCGCGCGTCGGCGTCGCGGGCCGAGCCCGGCGCGGAGGTGGCGATCGGTGCCGGGGCCGGGCCGCTGCGGCTGCTGGCGCCGTGCCGGGTGGTGTGGGTGCGCGAGGACGAGCGCGGCGCGGGTTTCGGGTACGGGACGCTGCGCGGGCACCCGATGTCGGGCGAGGAGTCGTTCGTCGTGGAGCCGGACGACGCGGGGGCGGTGTGGCTGACCGTCACCTCGTTCAGCCGGCCCGCGACGGCGGCGGCGCGGCTGGCGGGGCCGGCCGCTCCGGTCTTCCAGCGCCTCTACGCGCACGCTCTGGGCGTCGCGCTGCGCAGGTTGCTCCGGCACTGA